The sequence GGTCGGGGTGCCCGTCCCGGTCGACGTCCCCGGCGCTCACCAGCTTCGAGTCGGTGGGCAGCCCGGTGAGTAGCTTGACCGGGGAACCCAGCGTGCCGGTGCCCCGGTTGGGGTAGACGCGCAGTTCGCCGCCCACGATGGCGACGACGTCCTCCATGGCGTCCCCGGTCCAGTCGCCGCGGTGCGTCACCGCGGCACCCGACCAGCCGCCGGTGCCGATCTGGATCCGCGAGCCGAGGGCGCCGGTGCCGGTGCCCGGGTAGAGGTACAGCTTGCCGGTGTTGTCCACCGCGACCAGGTCGGGCTTGTTGTCGCCGGTCAGGTCGCCCGGGACGGCGGCGGTGGTGTCCGTGATCCAGGCGCGTACGTCGTCCACGCGGGTCGCGACGGCGCCCGTACGGGTCTCGGTGGCCGGCGTACCGGTGCAACCGCCCATCCAGGACCTGCTGGTGACGGCGAGCAGTTCCTGCCGGCCGCCGCTCTCGCGCAGGACCGGGCCGCCGGCGTCCCCCTGGCAGATGACCGCGTCGCCGACCGCCGTCAGCGCGATGTCCGCCGAGGCGTCGCCGTTCGCGGTGAACGACCCGGTGTGCAGCCGGTCGGGCATCCAGGTCGTCCTCGTCCGGCCGAACCCGGCCGCGGTCACGTTCTCGTCGGCCGTCGCCGGGGTGGCGGCCAGGGCGATCGGCTGCACACCCGCGACGCCCACGCCCAGCTTCACCAGGACCAGGTCACGGTCGGCGTGCGGGACGAGCTCGACGGCGGTACGGACGGCCCCGCCCGTGGTCTGCGTCAGGTCGGTGCGCCCGACCGTCACGGTGGTCGTGACCTTGGGCTTGCCCGGCTGGACCACGCCCGTGGCGTCGGTGAAGCAGCTCGCGGCGGAGAGCACCCACCGCGGATCCACGAGCGTTCCCGTGCAGGAGCGGTCGGAGGGTCCGACGACGATCCTCGCGGTGTGCCCGAAGACGGCCGCGTCGGCCGGCGCCCCCTGCAGGGCCATGGCGGGCGAGGAGACGAAACTCCCCGCCACGGTTGCGGCGACAGCTGCGCCGACGGTCCAGAATGTGCGTCTGTGCGAACGAGGCACGACGTTTACCCCCATGGAATGAATGTCCGGGGCCCTCGCCGACTGAGGACGAAAGCCCGTAAGTGACCGGATTCAAACACGGCTTGACCGGCTCCGTCCGGCCAAGATCAGGAACAACGGGCAAATTTCACGGCGGACCGTGTGGACTATGTCACTACAACCATGTCCCTTTTACGCGTACGGGCTCGGCCGACCGGCGCGACGGGCCCGCCACAGGTCGCGGAGGAGCGCGATCTCGGCCATGTGATGAATGAGCTCCAGATTGGCGTTGGCCAGGGTGCCGACGTACGCGTCGTCGGGGTCGGAGCCGTACGGATACTGCGAGAGGCCGACCGTGTCGAGCTGCTCCTCGGTCAGCGTGCCCATGCTCGCGCGA is a genomic window of Streptomyces sp. YPW6 containing:
- a CDS encoding FG-GAP-like repeat-containing protein — protein: MALQGAPADAAVFGHTARIVVGPSDRSCTGTLVDPRWVLSAASCFTDATGVVQPGKPKVTTTVTVGRTDLTQTTGGAVRTAVELVPHADRDLVLVKLGVGVAGVQPIALAATPATADENVTAAGFGRTRTTWMPDRLHTGSFTANGDASADIALTAVGDAVICQGDAGGPVLRESGGRQELLAVTSRSWMGGCTGTPATETRTGAVATRVDDVRAWITDTTAAVPGDLTGDNKPDLVAVDNTGKLYLYPGTGTGALGSRIQIGTGGWSGAAVTHRGDWTGDAMEDVVAIVGGELRVYPNRGTGTLGSPVKLLTGLPTDSKLVSAGDVDRDGHPDLVVQHSNKLYLYKGKSAPTPTVAAPVVIGTSGWDVMDLSAPGDADKDGRVDLLARDRRDGILYIYLGLSNNTFGSRTEYGHGYTVSHRPLIAGAADADRNGVADMWTTAGDGTLKFYKGASSIHGPVDGPSIQVGTGGWGSIKSIS